Proteins from one Xenopus tropicalis strain Nigerian chromosome 1, UCB_Xtro_10.0, whole genome shotgun sequence genomic window:
- the nwd2 gene encoding NACHT and WD repeat domain-containing protein 2, translating into MWPSGASSRFPCSRDSALRKAAFSGNLSALPSHLIPTGRSVRVFISANPEDTEAERNELREHVYPKLREFCRENYGMEFQVIDLYWGIPEEDWDSPDLQKTRMRLLEECLKTSAGPCFVGLLGEKYGTIRIPGEVESSEFEMILDAAIEAKLETRTLEEWYCRDENAVPPAYYLRPKSEMLKNHHNPGDSTTGSANEKTWRTVAEEIKHIFSTSVKLLQEKGKLKNNQVKRYLSSALEDEFDFALGKQTAAFLKKCVCYIRKISNIERHVKIPEMARYTDVIKVENKYIRDPEALEKLAKLRDEFIPTIVASSNLRVYTSVTHCDMKLGYSQEVENHYVDGLGKQFYEDMIDIIQATVQQNFETETDPLYDEILQHLSLCKTYASFYEYRCEALNLVNKYLRPCRSGHIYPLIIYGGPCTGKTLLLAEVAKKACSWLQEEMGPDSDPVVIVRFLGSTDMSSALNCLLQSICEQLAVNYRCLLQSRPKKILNLHELFLNLLNESSFHRPLVIILDGVEQLSDSDDARKLWWLPVHLPRTVRIIISTLPNKHGILQKLRCLIHNEDSYIELIPRDKKMCSQILKHQLLRVKRKVTSGQQIYVNEAFSKCTLPMFVNLTFREVRNWRSHKDVDGSTLCVTVHRNIEQLFWSLENKCGPRFVSRALGYITMATTGLSEVELEDILALDNTVMSEVLSNMKPYIPLRIPYIMIAQLKEDLTGYLVERQVRNVTLLVWANRHLQLVAQKFYLQNADDLQEMHSNMAEYFLGVWAGGIKKPFYNEPQYFENCIRKETRSILDENKHYNEQTSFDRQPPEQPWAFQCNPLEPDIFFVNHRKMTELLHHLTRSGMMEELMTGITMNFSWLYTMIKIGQFERALSDIAVAYNYSQQKELKFLASTLQSIKHKILKNPGSLSAELQQILLPVVSSLPKFRNLLVQCDKDGPKYCSIVPLHSSMDVTYSPERISLSTSSLHVMEILPTYSPSIIITALENGSISTWDVESRQLLRQITTTQFVIIGMKLTADEKYLVVSTTNNTLLIYDNLNSCLLAEVEIKGSKHSGLSGGSSVIHGFTLSNTHALGWLESSKNVNVIDLLYGWPLYNFHCWYEVTCIQCSSDGIYAFCGQYLNTTTIFHLGTGEKLCTVTSEFSGGFVKSILVLETSQEMVMIDNEGSLSVWSTEDITNPQLTEEFDCTKEDSEVVSIELSEDQSAILICKASSIELLDTRMWKVSEKFRAKHNERFISAVLSKNCDCIIASMENTSSVFVWRRDTGQCMASLQEISGNIVKLVKSSHHNLLLSLTVSGVLSIWDIDILTAMSNIDKTGRAVHKVILSNRGDYIYSLDGSESVQKWNFNTGFIESSFKHESIVENCVLTTTGDLMVTSDEKCGQYVWHTGTGENLFRICGQRISQLLITHNDQFIVSLCEQNASRVWRLATGHKVCNILAALKNALITTANTFLVGMTQNKLLAVSLWTGSITKKFCCDDGATIVSFRLIPDCPDFVVFLTSAEAVNIWSLAEEAICRRVQLPCNFLKHLEDFDISPNGKLGIITHGDEKFNVLDLHSGKLRIVHASGVIWKQSLSCDGRYLVYIGFRGEDDEDNSVSSLIVMRLADGKNIGACSLYKTPTFLALSQRHLNIIVGFDDGSLGTYTVVDRVDATLKIKIATSNSRQIFNNKTHIYRPKCNNYTFKITPDCLWRESTEVFARDSPITVSDSGEGTDTTPTKKHNFCYEKMCAAIDCRGQSFAANN; encoded by the exons GGTTTGCTTGGAGAGAAATATGGAACCATCCGCATCCCTGGGGAGGTTGAATCCTCGGAATTTGAAATGATTCTGGATGCGGCAATCGAAGCCAAGCTGGAGACAAGGACCTTAGAGGAATGGTACTGCAGGGATGAAAATGCAGTGCCCCCCGCTTATTACCTCAGGCCAAAATCAGAAATGCTGAAGAACCACCACAATCCT GGGGACTCTACTACTGGTTCTGCAAACGAGAAGACATGGCGCACCGTAGCGGAAGAGATAAAGCATATATTCAGTACTTCTGTTAAACTGCTTCAAGAGAAAGGAAAACTGAAAAACAACCAAGTAAAGAGATATTTATCTTCTG ctTTGGAGGATGAGTTTGACTTTGCTCTGGGGAAACAAACGGCAGCATTCCTAAAGAAGTGCGTCTGCTACATTCGGAAAATCTCCAACATCGAGCGGCACGTCAAGATTCCAGAGATGGCAAGGTACACCGATGTCATCAAAGTGGAAAATAAGTACATCCGAGACCCAGAAGCTCTGGAGAAGTTAGCAAAGCTCAGGGATGAATTCATTCCAACAATCGTTGCCTCTTCTAACTTGCGCGTCTATACGTCTGTGACACATTGTGACATGAAGTTGGGATATTCCCAGGAGGTGGAAAATCACTATGTTGATGGACTCGGGAAGCAGTTTTACGAAGACATGATCGATATCATTCAGGCTACAGTTCagcagaattttgaaactgagaCTGATCCACTTTATGATGAGATCTTGCAGCACTTATCTCTATGTAAAACATACGCATCCTTTTATGAGTACAGATGTGAAGCTCTAAACTTAGTGAATAAATACCTGCGACCTTGCAGATCAGGACACATTTACCCTCTGATTATTTATGGAGGTCCATGCACTGGAAAAACCCTTTTACTAGCAGAAGTAGCAAAAAAG GCCTGTTCATGGCTTCAGGAAGAAATGGGACCAGATTCAGATCCTGTAGTCATTGTAAGATTTTTAGGGTCAACCGACATGAGTTCTGCATTAAACTGTCTGCTGCAAAGCATATGTGAACAACTGGCAGTGAATTACCGATGTTTACTACAGAGTCGTCCAAAGAAGATTCTGAACCTCCATGAGCTCTTTCTGAATTTGTTAAATGAGTCTTCATTTCACAGACCCCTCGTCATCATATTAGATGGTGTGGAACAGCTTTCAGACAGCGACGATGCAAGGAAACTTTGGTGGCTGCCAGTTCATCTCCCCCGCACAGTTCGCATCATCATATCAACACTGCCAAACAAACATGGAATCCTCCAAAAATTACGGTGCCTTATACACAATGAGGATAGTTACATTGAACTCATCCCTAGGGACAAAAAAATGTGCAGCCAAATACTCAAGCATCAGCTACTCAGAGTCAAACGAAAAGTAACATCAGGGCAACAAATTTATGTCAATGAAGCCTTTTCAAAGTGTACTCTGCCAATGTTTGTAAATCTAACATTTAGAGAAGTCAGGAACTGGAGATCTCATAAAGATGTTGATGGTTCAACTCTTTGTGTTACTGTCCATAGGAACATAGAGCAGCTATTCTGGTCTCTTGAAAACAAATGTGGACCAAGGTTTGTTTCAAGGGCTCTTGGCTACATTACAATGGCAACAACAGGGCTTAGTGAGGTAGAATTAGAGGACATCTTAGCACTTGATAACACTGTAATGAGTGAAGTATTGTCTAACATGAAACCATATATTCCATTAAGAATACCATATATAATGATTGCCCAACTAAAGGAAGACCTTACTGGATATCTTGTAGAGAGACAGGTCAGAAATGTTACCCTTTTGGTTTGGGCAAATAGACACCTGCAACTTGTTGCTCAGAAGTTCTATCTACAGAATGCTGATGATTTACAAGAGATGCACAGCAACATGGCAGAATATTTTTTGGGTGTTTGGGCAGGTGGCATAAAGAAACCTTTTTACAATGAGCCTCAATATTTTGAAAACTGCATTCGCAAAGAAACTAGAAGCATTTTAGATGAGAACAAGCATTACAATGAACAAACTTCGTTTGATAGGCAACCACCAGAGCAACCTTGGGCATTCCAGTGCAACCCCTTAGAGCCTGATATTTTTTTTGTCAACCATAGAAAAATGACAGAATTGTTGCATCACCTGACAAGAAGTGGAATGATGGAGGAGCTGATGACTGGTATTACTATGAACTTTAGTTGGCTTTACACAATGATCAAAATAGGTCAGTTTGAAAGGGCTCTAAGCGATATTGCAGTAGCTTATAACTACTCGCAACAAAAAGAACTGAAGTTTCTTGCAAGCACCCTTCAaagcataaaacataaaatattaaaaaatccagGGTCACTTTCTGCTGAATTGCAACAAATCCTTCTGCCAGTTGTAAGTTCCTTGCCTAAGTTTCGCAACCTTCTCGTACAATGTGACAAAGACGGCCCTAAATACTGTTCTATTGTGCCCCTACATTCTTCCATGGATGTAACATACAGCCCAGAAAGAATTTCCTTGTCCACTAGTTCATTGCATGTCATGGAGATTCTTCCAACCTATAGCCCAAGTATAATTATTACTGCACTTGAAAATGGTTCTATTAGCACGTGGGATGTGGAATCGAGGCAGCTTCTCAGACAAATCACAACAACCCAGTTTGTAATTATAGGTATGAAACTTACAGCAGATGAAAAATATCTTGTTGTATCTACAACCAACAACACCCTATTAATCTATGACAACCTAAATTCATGCCTTTTGGCCGAAGTAGAAATTAAAGGTTCAAAGCACAGTGGGCTTAGCGGAGGATCCAGTGTTATCCATGGCTTTACATTGTCAAACACACATGCTCTTGGTTGGCTGGAATCAAGCAAAAATGTCAATGTCATTGATTTGCTTTATGGGTGGCCTCTGTATAACTTCCACTGCTGGTATGAAGTCACTTGTATACAGTGTTCTTCTGATGGAATATATGCCTTTTGTGGGCAGTACCTCAATACTACTACTATTTTTCATTTAGGAACTGGAGAAAAGCTATGTACAGTAACATCCGAGTTTTCTGGTGGTTTTGTGAAATCTATCCTTGTTCTTGAAACAAGTCAAGAAATGGTTATGATTGACAATGAAGGTAGCCTTTCTGTTTGGAGCACTGAGGACATAACAAATCCCCAACTAACTGAAGAGTTTGATTGTACAAAAGAGGACAGTGAAGTGGTCAGCATTGAGCTTTCTGAAGACCAAAGTGCAATCCTTATCTGCAAAGCATCAAGCATTGAACTTCTTGACACACGTATGTGGAAGGTCTCCGAGAAGTTTCGGGCTAAGCATAATGAACGATTCATATCAGCTGTGCTCTCCAAAAATTGCGACTGTATAATTGCTTCCATGGAAAATACCTCATCTGTTTTTGTTTGGCGTAGAGACACCGGTCAGTGTATGGCGAGTTTACAAGAAATCTCAGGAAACATAGTAAAATTAGTGAAATCGAGCCATCATAACTTACTTCTGTCACTGACTGTCAGTGGTGTTCTTTCCATTTGGGATATTGATATTTTAACAGCGATGTCTAATATTGACAAAACCGGAAGAGCCGTTCACAAGGTTATATTGTCAAACCGAGGAGACTATATATACTCACTGGATGGATCGGAATCCGTACAGAAGTGGAATTTTAACACTGGTTTTATTGAGTCCTCCTTTAAGCATGAAAGTATTGTTGAAAATTGTGTGCTTACAACGACAGGCGACCTAATGGTCACATCAGACGAAAAATGTGGCCAGTATGTATGGCACACTGGCACAGGAGAAAATCTCTTCCGAATCTGTGGGCAAAGAATATCCCAGCTACTGATTACCCATAATGACCAGTTTATAGTCTCTCTCTGTGAACAAAATGCATCCAGGGTGTGGAGGTTAGCAACAGGACATAAAGTTTGTAATATCCTAGCTGCCTTAAAGAATGCACTTATAAcaactgcaaatacatttttggttGGCATGACCCAGAACAAACTCTTAGCTGTAAGTTTATGGACAGGAAGCAtaacaaaaaaattctgttgtGATGATGGAGCAACAATTGTGAGTTTTAGATTAATCCCCGATTGTCcagattttgttgtttttcttacATCTGCTGAAGCTGTGAATATCTGGAGCCTTGCAGAAGAAGCGATTTGTCGGAGAGTTCAGCTTCCATGTAATTTTCTGAAACATCTTGAAGATTTTGATATTTCCCCAAATGGAAAGCTAGGCATCATCACGCACGGTGATGAGAAATTTAATGTCCTGGATTTGCACAGTGGCAAACTTCGGATTGTTCATGCATCAGGGGTGATATGGAAGCAGAGCTTGTCCTGCGATGGACGCTACCTTGTCTACATTGGATTCCGCGGTGAAGATGATGAGGATAATTCTGTCTCCAGCTTAATAGTGATGAGGCTTGCAGATGGGAAAAATATTGGTGCTTGTTCATTATATAAAACTCCAACCTTTTTGGCTTTATCACAGAGGCACCTCAACATTATTGTTGGATTTGATGATGGGAGCCTGGGCACTTACACGGTTGTGGACCGTGTTGATGCCACGTTGAAAATCAAAATCGCCACTTCAAACAGCAGGCAAATCTTCAACAACAAGACGCATATATACAGACCTAAGTGCAATAACTATACTTTTAAAATCACACCTGACTGCCTATGGAGAGAATCTACTGAAGTGTTTGCCAGAGATAGTCCAATCACAGTTTCTGACTCTGGAGAAGGGACAGATACAACTCCAACCAAAAAACATAACTTTTGTTATGAGAAAATGTGTGCTGCCATTGACTGTAGAGGACAGAGCTTTGCTGCTAACAACTGA